A window of Streptomyces sp. N50 contains these coding sequences:
- a CDS encoding NAD(P)/FAD-dependent oxidoreductase: MSVTPHTDLGFDPAELRAKYRAERDRRVRPDGSAQYRGATGEFGYYADDPYADAGITGAPLTDRVEVVIVGGGFGGLLAAARLRQAGVQGIRVIEKGGDFGGTWYWNRYPGIHCDIESYIYMPLLEEVGHVPEWKYAPGEEIRQHARAIGRHFDLYRDACFQTQVTELTWDEDELEWLVATDRGDRIRARYVVVALGTLSRPKLPGIPGMEIFRGHTFHTSRWDYGYTGGDADGGLSGLADKRVGLIGTGATAIQVVPHLGRDAQQLYVFQRTPSSVDVRGNRRTDPEFARTLSPGWQQRRRDNFLAHVAGGGAAEDLVDDGWTTSAALLRTFLSGSGGAGSAETAEVADFRKMNELRARVDALVEDPVTAEALKPWYRYMCKRPTFSDSYLQTFNRPNVTLVDTADQGGVERVTENAVVVGGVAHEVDCLIFATGFDLSVGSAQRMGIDIRGRGGVTLAESWADGPRTLHGVTVHGFPNLFQFGSIQSASAVNMVHILDERATHVAGVVTEARKRQARYVEPTAEAETAWIATIREKARDTYAFLAECTPGYYNNEGKPSERSESYGGGPIEFHALLREWREDGDMGDVLAE; encoded by the coding sequence ATGTCCGTCACCCCCCACACCGACCTCGGCTTCGATCCGGCGGAACTGCGCGCCAAATACCGGGCCGAGCGCGACCGCCGTGTCCGCCCGGACGGAAGTGCCCAATACCGGGGCGCCACCGGCGAGTTCGGCTACTACGCGGACGACCCCTACGCCGACGCCGGCATCACCGGCGCACCGCTCACCGACCGCGTCGAGGTCGTGATCGTCGGCGGTGGCTTCGGTGGTCTGCTCGCCGCCGCACGGTTGCGCCAGGCCGGGGTCCAGGGCATCCGGGTGATCGAGAAGGGCGGGGATTTCGGGGGCACTTGGTACTGGAACCGCTATCCCGGCATCCACTGCGACATCGAGTCGTACATCTACATGCCGCTGCTGGAGGAGGTCGGTCACGTCCCCGAGTGGAAGTACGCGCCGGGGGAGGAGATCCGGCAGCACGCGCGCGCCATCGGGCGCCACTTCGACCTCTACCGTGACGCGTGCTTCCAGACCCAGGTCACCGAACTCACCTGGGACGAGGACGAGTTGGAGTGGCTCGTCGCCACCGACCGGGGCGACCGCATCAGGGCCCGCTACGTCGTCGTCGCACTCGGCACGCTCAGTCGCCCGAAGCTGCCCGGCATCCCGGGGATGGAGATCTTCCGCGGCCACACCTTCCACACCAGCCGCTGGGACTACGGCTACACCGGCGGCGACGCGGACGGCGGTCTGAGCGGGCTCGCCGACAAGCGCGTCGGGCTCATCGGCACCGGCGCCACGGCGATCCAGGTCGTGCCCCATCTCGGGCGCGACGCCCAGCAGTTGTACGTGTTCCAGCGCACCCCGTCCTCCGTCGACGTACGCGGCAACCGGCGCACGGATCCGGAGTTCGCGCGGACGCTGAGCCCCGGCTGGCAGCAGCGTCGTAGGGACAACTTCCTCGCTCACGTGGCCGGTGGGGGCGCGGCCGAGGATCTGGTCGACGACGGGTGGACCACAAGTGCCGCGCTGCTGCGGACGTTTCTGTCGGGGAGCGGTGGAGCGGGCTCGGCGGAGACGGCCGAGGTCGCCGACTTCCGGAAGATGAACGAGCTGCGGGCCCGGGTGGACGCGCTCGTCGAGGACCCGGTGACCGCCGAGGCGCTCAAGCCCTGGTACCGGTACATGTGCAAGAGGCCGACGTTCAGCGACAGTTACCTGCAGACCTTCAACCGGCCCAACGTCACCCTCGTCGACACGGCCGACCAGGGCGGGGTCGAGAGGGTCACCGAGAACGCCGTGGTGGTGGGCGGGGTCGCGCACGAGGTGGACTGCCTGATCTTCGCCACCGGCTTCGACCTCAGCGTCGGGTCCGCCCAGCGCATGGGCATCGACATCCGGGGCCGGGGCGGGGTGACCCTCGCGGAGAGCTGGGCGGACGGGCCGCGCACGTTGCACGGGGTGACCGTGCACGGCTTCCCGAACCTGTTCCAGTTCGGCTCCATCCAGAGCGCCTCCGCCGTGAACATGGTCCACATCCTCGACGAACGCGCCACGCATGTCGCCGGGGTCGTCACCGAGGCCCGCAAGCGCCAGGCCCGGTACGTCGAGCCGACCGCCGAGGCGGAGACTGCGTGGATCGCCACGATCCGCGAGAAGGCGCGGGACACCTACGCGTTCCTCGCCGAGTGCACGCCCGGTTACTACAACAACGAGGGCAAGCCCTCCGAGCGCAGCGAGTCCTACGGTGGGGGACCCATCGAGTTCCACGCGCTGCTCAGGGAGTGGCGGGAGGACGGCGACATGGGTGACGTGCTGGCGGAGTGA
- a CDS encoding SDR family oxidoreductase, producing the protein MAHRPSEEPRDVVVVTGAGGMGTAIARRLGSGRTLFLADASRGQLDRTVAALNAEGYAAHGVLTDISDRAAVDKLARTAAGEGRVIAVAHTAGVSASIASARTILEVDLLGTVHVIDAFEAVAGRGSALVAVSSMAGHYASLSPEDEAALATLPAEELLSLDAVKAVGDDSLRAYMVAKRANHVRVEAAALAWNLRGARINSVSPGVISTAMSKAEAESPHGGHMLKMLDDCGARRTGTPGEIADAVAFLTGPQAQFITGTDLLVDGGQAAWVRRHIRH; encoded by the coding sequence ATGGCGCACCGACCGTCTGAGGAACCCCGCGACGTCGTCGTGGTCACCGGTGCCGGAGGCATGGGGACGGCGATCGCACGCCGCCTCGGCAGCGGCCGCACCCTGTTCCTGGCCGACGCCTCACGTGGTCAACTCGACCGCACCGTCGCCGCGTTGAACGCCGAGGGCTACGCGGCGCACGGCGTCCTCACCGACATCTCCGACCGTGCGGCCGTCGACAAGCTGGCCCGGACGGCGGCCGGTGAGGGCCGGGTGATCGCCGTGGCGCACACCGCCGGGGTCTCCGCCTCGATCGCGTCCGCGCGGACGATCCTGGAGGTCGACCTGCTGGGCACGGTCCATGTGATCGACGCCTTCGAGGCGGTCGCCGGACGCGGCAGTGCACTCGTGGCCGTCTCCAGCATGGCCGGGCACTATGCCTCGCTCAGCCCCGAGGACGAAGCCGCGCTCGCGACCCTGCCGGCTGAGGAGTTGCTCTCCCTGGATGCCGTCAAGGCCGTAGGAGACGACTCGCTGCGCGCCTACATGGTCGCCAAGCGCGCCAACCATGTGCGCGTGGAGGCCGCCGCGCTCGCCTGGAACCTGCGCGGCGCCCGCATCAACTCCGTGAGCCCCGGCGTCATTTCGACCGCCATGTCGAAGGCGGAGGCCGAGTCGCCGCACGGCGGTCACATGCTCAAGATGCTCGACGACTGCGGAGCCCGGCGCACCGGCACACCCGGCGAGATCGCCGACGCGGTGGCCTTCCTCACCGGCCCGCAGGCCCAGTTCATCACCGGCACCGACCTGCTCGTCGACGGCGGGCAGGCCGCCTGGGTCCGCCGGCACATACGGCACTGA
- a CDS encoding NAD(P)/FAD-dependent oxidoreductase — MTRIVVVGASAAGLAAAETLRREGYTGTLTLVGDEPHPPYDRPPLSKQVLAAEWEPDRIALRTPADLSAHDLDLRLGTAATALDVAAQEVWLSDGAQVSYDGLIIATGVRPRRLPGEGAHVLRTLDDALMLRERLGPGRKLVVVGAGFLGAEAAAVAWRLGAEVTLLEPAPVPLAHAVGEQVGQVLAQAHVDHGVKLRTGVSVTEVTDEGVRLGTGEEIEADEVLVAIGSLPNTEWLADSGLSVGDGVVCDEYCEAARNVYAAGDVARWYNPLFGTSMRIEHRTNAAEQGMAAARNLLNPEARRAFSPVPYFWSDQYDMKIQAYGYLRGHDEVAVVDGDLAERRFVAAYRTGDRLTGALAVGMPPKAIRVWRQAIVAGASWQEAVHGAPTV, encoded by the coding sequence GTGACACGGATCGTCGTCGTCGGAGCCTCGGCCGCCGGACTCGCGGCGGCCGAGACCCTCCGCCGCGAGGGCTACACCGGCACGCTGACCCTCGTGGGCGATGAACCGCACCCGCCCTACGACCGGCCGCCGCTCTCCAAGCAGGTCCTCGCCGCCGAGTGGGAACCCGACCGGATCGCTCTGCGTACCCCGGCTGATCTGAGCGCGCACGACCTCGACCTGCGGCTCGGTACCGCCGCGACCGCGCTCGACGTCGCCGCGCAGGAGGTGTGGCTCTCCGACGGCGCGCAGGTGTCGTACGACGGGCTCATCATCGCGACCGGAGTGCGGCCGCGGCGGTTGCCGGGCGAGGGCGCGCATGTGCTGCGCACCCTCGACGACGCGCTCATGCTGCGTGAACGGCTGGGCCCCGGGCGGAAGTTGGTGGTGGTCGGCGCCGGTTTCCTCGGCGCGGAGGCCGCCGCCGTGGCCTGGCGCCTGGGAGCCGAGGTCACCCTGCTGGAACCGGCCCCCGTGCCGCTGGCGCACGCCGTCGGCGAGCAGGTCGGGCAGGTGCTGGCACAGGCGCACGTGGACCACGGCGTGAAGTTGCGCACCGGCGTCTCCGTCACCGAGGTGACCGACGAGGGCGTACGGCTCGGGACCGGCGAGGAGATCGAGGCCGACGAGGTGCTCGTCGCGATCGGCTCGCTGCCGAACACCGAGTGGCTCGCCGACAGCGGACTGTCCGTCGGCGACGGCGTGGTGTGCGACGAGTACTGCGAGGCCGCCAGGAACGTGTACGCGGCCGGTGACGTCGCCCGCTGGTACAACCCGCTCTTCGGGACGTCGATGCGGATCGAGCACCGCACCAACGCCGCCGAACAGGGCATGGCCGCCGCGCGCAACCTCCTCAACCCGGAGGCGCGCAGGGCGTTCTCACCCGTGCCGTACTTCTGGTCCGACCAGTACGACATGAAGATCCAGGCCTACGGCTATCTGCGCGGCCACGACGAAGTCGCCGTGGTGGACGGGGACTTGGCCGAGCGGCGGTTCGTGGCCGCCTACCGCACCGGCGACCGGCTCACCGGCGCCCTCGCGGTCGGCATGCCGCCCAAGGCGATCCGCGTTTGGCGACAGGCCATCGTGGCCGGAGCGAGCTGGCAGGAGGCCGTCCATGGCGCACCGACCGTCTGA
- a CDS encoding ferredoxin encodes MKVELDEPKCVASGQCVVAAPDVFDQRDDDGVAILLEEQPGAELLDDVREAVAVCPAAAIRLVEQ; translated from the coding sequence ATGAAGGTCGAACTCGACGAACCGAAATGTGTCGCCTCCGGGCAGTGCGTGGTCGCCGCCCCCGACGTCTTCGACCAGCGTGACGACGACGGCGTGGCGATCCTCCTGGAGGAGCAGCCCGGCGCCGAACTCCTCGACGACGTACGGGAAGCCGTGGCGGTCTGCCCGGCCGCGGCCATCCGACTGGTCGAGCAGTGA
- a CDS encoding cytochrome P450, which translates to MADILTDTAPDTAAAVPEYPMRRDARCPLAPPPAVHGLRDGKPISRVRIWNGTTPWLITRHADQRALLTDPRVSDDDLEAGFPYVNAHRAEIAPHTPRMITNTDAPEHTRLRRTVNAPFVVKRIEAMRAPVQKIVDELIDDMLVGPNPADLLTALALPVPSLVIAELLGVPYEDHDFFQRNSSIALDSAASPEEARAASGALAAYLDKLIGLRLEHPAEGVLSEMAGRVNNGEMTRTEAVHMGVAMLIAGHETTATMISLGTLALLQNPDQLALVRDTDDPKVIAGAVDELLRYLTIVQTGVRRVAKEDIELGGVTIRAGEGMIFDLHAANWDPEAFPEADRLDITRSARQHQGFGYGPHQCLGQNLARLELQVVYGTLYRRIPTLRLAAPIEQLAFDRTGTTYGVACLPVAW; encoded by the coding sequence ATGGCCGACATCCTGACCGACACCGCGCCCGACACGGCAGCGGCGGTCCCCGAATACCCGATGCGGCGGGACGCGCGCTGCCCCCTCGCCCCGCCGCCCGCCGTGCACGGGCTGCGCGACGGGAAACCGATCAGCCGCGTCCGCATCTGGAACGGCACCACGCCCTGGCTGATCACCCGCCACGCCGACCAGCGCGCCCTGCTCACCGACCCCCGCGTCAGCGACGACGACCTGGAAGCCGGCTTTCCCTACGTCAACGCGCACCGCGCCGAGATCGCCCCGCACACCCCGCGGATGATCACCAACACCGACGCGCCCGAGCACACCCGGCTGCGCCGGACGGTCAACGCGCCGTTCGTCGTCAAGCGGATAGAGGCCATGCGGGCGCCCGTCCAGAAGATCGTCGACGAGCTGATCGACGACATGCTGGTCGGCCCCAACCCGGCCGACCTGCTCACCGCGCTCGCGCTGCCCGTCCCCTCGCTGGTCATCGCCGAACTGCTCGGAGTGCCGTACGAGGACCACGACTTCTTCCAGCGCAACAGCAGCATCGCCCTCGACAGCGCCGCGTCGCCCGAGGAGGCGCGGGCGGCGAGCGGCGCGCTGGCCGCCTATCTGGACAAACTCATCGGGCTGCGGCTGGAGCACCCGGCCGAGGGTGTGCTGTCCGAGATGGCCGGGCGCGTCAACAACGGTGAGATGACGCGCACCGAGGCCGTCCACATGGGCGTCGCCATGCTCATCGCCGGGCACGAGACCACCGCCACGATGATCAGCCTCGGCACGCTCGCCCTGCTCCAGAACCCTGACCAACTCGCCCTGGTGCGCGACACGGACGACCCGAAGGTCATCGCCGGCGCGGTCGACGAACTCCTGCGCTACCTCACCATCGTGCAGACCGGCGTCCGCCGCGTCGCCAAGGAGGACATCGAGCTCGGCGGCGTCACCATCCGCGCCGGCGAGGGCATGATCTTCGACCTGCACGCCGCGAACTGGGACCCCGAGGCCTTCCCCGAGGCCGACCGCCTCGACATCACCCGCTCCGCCCGCCAGCACCAGGGCTTCGGCTACGGCCCCCACCAGTGCCTCGGCCAGAACCTCGCCCGCCTCGAACTCCAGGTCGTCTACGGCACCCTCTACCGCCGCATCCCGACCCTCCGACTGGCCGCCCCCATCGAGCAGTTGGCCTTCGACCGCACCGGCACCACCTACGGCGTGGCCTGTCTGCCCGTCGCCTGGTGA
- a CDS encoding response regulator transcription factor: MSTYDSISETRSLARGGGQHLLVAVDEPDNAELLSTTLGLAGYRIRTAGNGTEVVSRLAEQRFELVVIDAELPEMDALAQGRRLVTHRPPVLLLTGWDALDKLLPELGAGERDYVTKPFRIAEVLARIQVLLRGRGGGRDGALHYADLVLDDTTCQARRGRRTLDLTPAEYRLLRHLLVNAHKVLSKEQISRYVWGDFRGGNAMEQLVSRLRRKVDQEGPALIHTRRGFGYWLGRAAGEG; encoded by the coding sequence ATGTCCACGTACGACAGCATCAGTGAGACACGATCACTCGCCCGCGGCGGCGGGCAGCATCTGCTCGTCGCCGTGGATGAGCCGGACAACGCCGAACTCCTCTCCACGACACTGGGGTTGGCGGGCTACCGCATCAGGACGGCCGGCAACGGCACCGAGGTGGTCTCCCGGCTCGCGGAGCAGCGGTTCGAACTGGTCGTCATCGACGCGGAGTTGCCCGAGATGGACGCCCTCGCGCAGGGCCGCCGCCTCGTCACGCACCGCCCGCCCGTCCTCCTGCTCACCGGCTGGGACGCCCTCGACAAGCTGCTGCCCGAACTGGGCGCGGGGGAGCGGGACTACGTCACCAAGCCTTTCCGGATCGCCGAAGTGCTCGCCCGTATCCAGGTGTTACTGCGCGGCCGGGGCGGCGGACGCGACGGCGCGCTGCACTACGCGGACCTCGTCCTGGACGACACCACCTGCCAGGCGCGGCGCGGACGGCGCACCCTCGACCTCACGCCCGCGGAGTACCGGCTGCTGCGCCACCTCCTCGTCAACGCGCACAAGGTGCTGTCCAAGGAGCAGATCAGCCGGTACGTCTGGGGCGACTTCCGCGGCGGCAACGCGATGGAGCAGCTCGTCTCCCGCCTCCGCCGCAAGGTGGACCAGGAAGGCCCGGCGCTCATCCACACGCGCCGGGGTTTCGGCTACTGGCTCGGACGGGCGGCCGGTGAGGGGTGA
- a CDS encoding SDR family NAD(P)-dependent oxidoreductase, whose product MHGSGLEGRSVVVTGAGSGIGRAAALQFALAGAEVVVADLDRAGAERTVKEIEHDGGSAMRVVGDLSEQAVVDEVVATTVDAFGGLDVLINNAGIMDRMSALADTDDAEWERVVRVNLTAPFLLTRAALPHMLAAGRGAIVFTAAEAGLRGSAAGAACTAAKHGVVGLVKSLAVMYRGQGIRANAIAPGATATGITYDVDARAHGPGVIGPGLVASDRIAFPEEQAAALVFLASDAARHINGAVLPVDDGWSAV is encoded by the coding sequence ATGCACGGCAGCGGTCTCGAAGGGCGCAGTGTCGTCGTCACCGGAGCGGGCTCCGGGATCGGGCGGGCCGCCGCGCTGCAGTTCGCGCTCGCGGGTGCCGAGGTCGTGGTGGCGGACCTCGACCGGGCGGGCGCCGAGCGGACGGTCAAGGAGATCGAGCACGACGGCGGTTCCGCCATGCGTGTCGTCGGCGACCTGAGCGAGCAGGCGGTGGTGGACGAGGTCGTCGCCACCACCGTCGACGCGTTCGGCGGCCTGGACGTACTGATCAACAACGCCGGGATCATGGATCGGATGTCGGCCCTCGCGGACACGGACGACGCCGAGTGGGAGCGTGTCGTGCGCGTCAATCTGACGGCACCCTTCCTGCTGACCCGGGCCGCGCTGCCGCACATGCTGGCCGCCGGGCGCGGCGCGATCGTCTTCACCGCCGCCGAGGCCGGTCTGCGCGGCAGCGCGGCGGGCGCCGCCTGCACCGCCGCCAAGCACGGCGTCGTGGGCCTGGTGAAGTCCCTCGCCGTGATGTACCGGGGGCAGGGAATCCGCGCCAACGCGATCGCCCCCGGGGCCACCGCGACCGGCATCACCTACGACGTCGACGCGCGGGCCCACGGCCCCGGGGTGATCGGCCCCGGGCTCGTGGCCTCCGACCGGATCGCCTTCCCGGAGGAGCAGGCGGCCGCGCTCGTCTTCCTCGCCTCCGACGCCGCCCGGCACATCAACGGCGCCGTGCTGCCCGTCGACGACGGCTGGAGCGCCGTATGA
- a CDS encoding sensor histidine kinase, with amino-acid sequence MRATVRQAARATLQLVLSAAMAFGSYIFVTVLLITAIATAAVVGAFMLPETVLLIRRIAGAKRHQAAKWTGRKIPEAYQPLTGTVRERVRTAVRDPSTLTDFRWMVAYYAYGTLPLLMLPLWPLGLVVDGVWCGLLRRKAVVLPLISRLADLDAHWSTVLLKPSPKAQLAVRVEELVQTRAGAIAAHGAELRRIERDLHDGTQARLVSLSMRIGLAKRAYDQDPAAARKMLDDAQTLAEEALTDLRHVVRAIHPPILTDRGLVGAVRALAASSALTVTVTVDGLTDGHDGPRAPAAVEAAAYFVIAESLTNAAKYSGADRADVHLARARTGLRVRVRDEGRGGADEAGGSGLLGMQRRVAALDGSVTVTSPVGGPTVIEVELPCVW; translated from the coding sequence ATGCGCGCTACCGTGCGGCAGGCCGCCCGAGCCACCCTCCAGCTGGTCCTCTCCGCCGCGATGGCCTTCGGGTCGTACATATTCGTCACCGTGCTCCTGATCACCGCGATCGCCACGGCCGCGGTGGTCGGCGCGTTCATGCTCCCGGAGACGGTGCTGCTGATACGGCGGATCGCGGGGGCCAAGCGGCATCAGGCGGCCAAGTGGACGGGCCGGAAGATCCCCGAGGCGTACCAGCCGCTCACCGGCACCGTGCGCGAGCGGGTGCGCACGGCGGTCCGCGACCCGAGCACGCTGACCGACTTCCGCTGGATGGTCGCCTACTACGCCTACGGCACGCTGCCCTTGCTGATGCTGCCGCTGTGGCCGCTGGGCCTGGTCGTCGACGGAGTGTGGTGCGGGCTGCTGCGCCGCAAGGCCGTCGTCCTGCCGCTCATCAGCCGGCTCGCGGATCTCGACGCGCACTGGTCCACCGTCCTGCTGAAGCCCTCACCCAAGGCCCAACTGGCCGTACGGGTCGAGGAGTTGGTGCAGACCCGGGCCGGCGCGATCGCCGCGCACGGTGCCGAGCTGCGCCGGATCGAACGCGATCTGCACGACGGCACCCAGGCCAGGCTGGTCTCGCTCTCCATGCGGATCGGGCTCGCCAAGCGGGCCTACGACCAGGACCCGGCGGCGGCGCGCAAGATGCTCGACGACGCGCAGACGCTGGCCGAGGAGGCGCTGACGGATCTGCGGCACGTGGTGCGCGCGATCCATCCGCCGATCCTCACCGACCGCGGCCTGGTCGGCGCGGTGCGCGCGCTCGCCGCCAGCAGCGCGCTCACCGTCACCGTGACCGTGGACGGGCTGACCGACGGACACGACGGGCCGCGGGCCCCGGCGGCGGTGGAGGCGGCCGCGTACTTCGTGATCGCCGAGTCGCTGACCAACGCGGCCAAGTACAGCGGCGCCGACCGCGCCGACGTCCATCTCGCCCGCGCCCGCACCGGACTGCGCGTCCGGGTGCGCGACGAGGGCCGGGGCGGAGCCGACGAGGCGGGCGGATCGGGGCTGCTGGGCATGCAGCGCCGGGTCGCCGCGCTCGACGGCAGTGTGACCGTGACCAGCCCCGTGGGGGGACCTACCGTGATCGAAGTGGAGCTGCCGTGCGTCTGGTGA
- a CDS encoding response regulator: MRVVIAEDNALLREGLVLLLTSAGHEVVAVAGSGPEVLPALLEHRPDVAVLDVRMPPGFRDEGLRAALEAREKIPGLPVLVLSQYVEESYAAELLGIGASGIGYLLKDRIGRVDEFLDALDRVAAGGTALDPEVVTELLTRRRNSPLDSLTPREREVLKLMAEGHDNTTIAKTLVVTERAVSKHIGNVFLKLSLPPSDSGHRRVLAVLAYLQNV, from the coding sequence GTGAGGGTCGTGATCGCCGAGGACAACGCCCTGCTCAGGGAGGGCCTGGTCCTGTTGCTGACGTCGGCGGGGCACGAGGTCGTGGCCGTCGCCGGGAGCGGGCCGGAGGTGCTGCCCGCGCTGCTCGAACACCGGCCGGACGTGGCCGTGCTCGATGTGCGGATGCCGCCGGGCTTCCGTGACGAGGGGCTGCGGGCCGCGCTGGAGGCACGGGAGAAGATCCCCGGGCTGCCGGTGCTGGTGCTGTCGCAGTACGTCGAGGAGTCGTACGCCGCCGAGCTGCTGGGCATCGGTGCGAGCGGAATCGGCTACCTGCTCAAGGACCGGATCGGCCGCGTGGACGAGTTCCTCGACGCGCTGGACCGGGTGGCGGCGGGCGGTACGGCGCTCGACCCCGAGGTGGTGACCGAGCTGCTCACCCGGCGCCGCAACTCCCCGCTGGACTCGCTGACCCCGCGCGAGCGCGAGGTGCTCAAGCTGATGGCGGAGGGCCACGACAACACGACGATCGCGAAGACCCTGGTCGTCACGGAACGCGCGGTCAGCAAGCACATCGGCAACGTGTTCCTCAAGCTGAGCCTGCCACCGAGCGACAGCGGGCACCGCCGGGTGCTGGCGGTGCTGGCGTATCTGCAGAACGTGTGA
- a CDS encoding sensor histidine kinase, translating into MHDSLQRYADEHIRTVDTMSAVLLFAMFLFGSELGAPGGPRPDAVGPTITLAAVSCAALLWQRGRPRTVVTVTAVAAAGASALGHLLTPLLLGPLMLALYRLAVLTDRTTARRCFLASVALVVTTATVVDPVHHPWPFRTVGPAAWLLLPVVAGNAVRLREAYLEAVQARAEYAERSREEEARHRVAEERMRIARELHDVVAHHLALAHAQAGTAAHLAGTHPEHVRRILTELAGTTSSALREMKGTVGLLRQPDDPGAPLTPSPGLTQLAELTRAFRSSGLTVTVTTEGEPHPLSPGVDLTAYRIVQEALTNVSKHTLSRSARVRLRYSYDRLTVTVTDDGVGAGGAAGPAPGRGVGQTGMRESARLVGGGLRSGRRGGGGDGANAATATEPAPAHGFGLNGIRARVRSVDNTLQAEHPAEITARGFGLIGMRERARSVGGVLQAGHRVEGGFEVTTELPLYPSAPESAEGTP; encoded by the coding sequence ATGCACGACAGCCTGCAGCGTTACGCGGACGAGCACATCCGCACCGTCGACACCATGTCGGCCGTGCTGCTGTTCGCCATGTTCCTCTTCGGCAGCGAGCTGGGCGCCCCCGGCGGTCCCCGGCCGGACGCGGTGGGCCCCACGATCACGCTCGCCGCGGTCTCGTGCGCGGCCCTGCTCTGGCAGCGCGGCCGTCCTCGTACGGTCGTCACGGTCACGGCGGTGGCGGCCGCCGGGGCGAGTGCGCTGGGCCATCTGCTCACCCCGCTGCTCCTGGGCCCGCTGATGCTGGCGCTGTACCGGCTGGCCGTTCTCACCGACCGCACCACGGCCCGCCGTTGCTTCCTCGCCTCGGTCGCGCTGGTGGTGACCACGGCCACGGTGGTCGACCCGGTCCACCACCCCTGGCCGTTCAGGACCGTCGGCCCGGCCGCGTGGCTGCTGTTGCCGGTCGTCGCCGGGAACGCGGTCCGGCTGCGGGAGGCGTACCTGGAGGCGGTACAGGCGCGGGCCGAGTACGCGGAGCGCAGCCGGGAGGAGGAGGCACGGCACCGGGTCGCGGAGGAACGGATGCGTATCGCAAGGGAGTTGCACGACGTCGTCGCCCACCATCTGGCACTGGCCCACGCGCAGGCCGGTACCGCGGCGCACTTGGCGGGCACGCACCCCGAGCACGTGCGCAGGATCCTGACGGAACTCGCCGGTACGACGTCCTCCGCGCTGCGCGAGATGAAGGGCACGGTGGGTCTGCTACGCCAGCCCGACGACCCCGGCGCCCCGCTGACCCCGAGCCCGGGTCTGACCCAACTCGCCGAACTGACCCGGGCGTTCAGGTCATCGGGGCTCACGGTCACCGTGACGACGGAGGGCGAACCGCACCCGCTCTCCCCCGGAGTGGACCTGACGGCCTACCGGATCGTGCAGGAGGCCCTCACCAACGTCAGCAAGCACACGTTGAGCCGGTCGGCGCGGGTGCGGCTGCGGTATTCCTACGACCGGTTGACCGTCACGGTGACTGATGACGGGGTGGGCGCGGGGGGTGCTGCCGGGCCGGCACCGGGCCGAGGGGTCGGGCAGACCGGGATGCGCGAGAGTGCGCGGTTGGTCGGTGGCGGCCTTCGGTCGGGGCGCCGGGGCGGGGGCGGTGACGGGGCGAACGCAGCGACGGCCACGGAACCTGCTCCCGCCCACGGCTTCGGACTCAACGGGATACGCGCGCGCGTCCGGTCCGTCGACAACACCCTCCAGGCCGAGCACCCTGCCGAGATCACTGCCCGCGGCTTCGGACTCATCGGCATGCGCGAGCGCGCCCGGTCCGTCGGCGGTGTCCTCCAGGCCGGGCACCGGGTCGAGGGTGGTTTCGAAGTCACCACTGAACTGCCGCTGTACCCCAGCGCCCCGGAATCAGCAGAAGGAACCCCATGA
- a CDS encoding response regulator transcription factor → MTIRVLLADDQALLRATFRILIDTCEDMEVVAEAADGAEAILLAGEHRPDLVLMDIRMPGTDGLTATTAICADPTLSDTRVLILTTFEVDEYVAQALRAGASGFLGKDVTADALLSGIRTVASGESLLSPLATRTLIARFLATPAQGARLAVPGQLGSLTAREREIMAMAAEGRSNDEIAEKLYVSPLTVRTHVHRAMAKLDARDRAQLVVMAYQSGLVQAPPPPVPEF, encoded by the coding sequence ATGACGATCCGCGTGCTGCTCGCCGACGACCAGGCCCTTCTGCGGGCCACCTTCCGGATCCTGATCGACACCTGCGAGGACATGGAGGTGGTCGCCGAGGCGGCCGACGGCGCCGAGGCGATCCTGCTGGCCGGTGAACACCGCCCCGACCTCGTCCTGATGGACATCCGCATGCCCGGCACCGACGGTCTGACCGCCACGACCGCGATCTGCGCCGACCCGACGCTGTCCGACACCCGCGTCCTCATCCTCACCACCTTCGAGGTCGACGAGTACGTGGCACAGGCCCTCCGGGCGGGCGCGAGCGGTTTCCTCGGCAAGGACGTCACCGCCGACGCCCTGCTGTCGGGCATCCGCACGGTCGCGTCCGGCGAGTCGCTCCTCTCCCCGCTCGCCACCCGCACCCTGATCGCCCGCTTCCTGGCCACTCCCGCACAGGGCGCCCGGCTGGCCGTACCCGGCCAACTCGGCTCCCTCACCGCCCGCGAGCGCGAGATCATGGCCATGGCCGCCGAAGGCCGCTCCAACGACGAGATCGCCGAGAAGCTGTACGTCAGTCCGCTGACCGTACGCACGCATGTGCACCGCGCCATGGCCAAGCTCGACGCCCGCGACCGCGCCCAACTCGTCGTGATGGCCTACCAGTCGGGGCTGGTTCAGGCGCCGCCTCCACCGGTTCCGGAGTTCTGA